A window of the Polypterus senegalus isolate Bchr_013 chromosome 4, ASM1683550v1, whole genome shotgun sequence genome harbors these coding sequences:
- the c4h4orf48 gene encoding neuropeptide-like protein C4orf48 homolog yields MALPPVSQPMLFLVLTVALMASIWVKPIRASSPEAGTVIPAESRPCVDCHAFEFMQRALQDLRKTAFNLDSRTETLLLGVEKRALCDCLPTNALS; encoded by the exons ATGGCGCTTCCTCCAGTCTCGCAGCCTATGCTCTTTTTGGTGCTCACGGTGGCACTGATGGCATCGATATGGGTGAAGCCAATACGCGCAAGTAGCCCAGAGGCCGGCACTGTCATTCCAGCAGAAA gtCGTCCCTGTGTGGATTGTCATGCATTTGAGTTCATGCAGAGGGCACTGCAGGACTTAAGGAAGACTGCATTTAACCTAGACTCAAga ACTGAAACACTTCTATTGGGAGTGGAGAAGAGAGCTCTGTGTGACTGCTTGCCCACCAATGCGCTAAGCTGA